A DNA window from Piliocolobus tephrosceles isolate RC106 chromosome 9, ASM277652v3, whole genome shotgun sequence contains the following coding sequences:
- the CDK1 gene encoding cyclin-dependent kinase 1, which translates to MEDYTKIEKIGEGTYGVVYKGRHKTTGQVVAMKKIRLESEEEGVPSTAIREISLLKELRHPNIVSLQDVLMQDSRLYLIFEFLSMDLKKYLDSIPPGQYMDSSLVKSYLYQILQGIVFCHSRRVLHRDLKPQNLLIDDKGTIKLADFGLARAFGIPIRVYTHEVVTLWYRSPEVLLGSARYSTPVDIWSIGTIFAELATKKPLFHGDSEIDQLFRIFRALGTPNNEVWPEVESLQDYKNTFPKWKPGSLASHVKNLDENGLDLLSKMLIYDPAKRISGKMALNHPYFNDVDNQIKKM; encoded by the exons ATGGAAGATTATaccaaaatagagaaaattggAGAAG GTACCTATGGAGTTGTGTATAAGGGTAGACACAAAACTACAGGTCAAGTGGTAGCCATGAAAAAAATCAGACTAGAAAGTGAAGAGGAAGGGGTTCCTAGTACTGCAATTCGGGAAATTTCTCTATTAAAAGAACTTCGTCATCCAAATATAGTCAG tcttcaGGATGTGCTTATGCAGGATTCCAGGTTATATCTCATCTTTGAGTTTCTTTCCATGGATCTGAAGAAATACTTGGATTCTATCCCTCCTGGTCAGTACATGGATTCTTCACTCGTTAAG aGTTATTTATACCAAATCCTACAGGGGATTGTGTTTTGTCACTCTAGAAGAGTTCTTCACAGAGACTTAAAACCTCAAAATCTCTTGATTGATGACAAAGGAACAATTAAACTGGCTGATTTTGGCCTTGCCAGAGCTTTCGGAATACCTATTAGAGTATATACACATGAG gTAGTAACACTCTGGTACAGATCTCCAGAAGTATTGCTGGGGTCAGCTCGTTACTCAACTCCAGTTGACATTTGGAGTATAGGCACCATATTTGCTGAACTAGCAACTAAAAAACCACTTTTCCATGGGGATTCAGAAATTGATCAACTCTTCAGGATTTTCAG aGCTTTGGGCACTCCCAATAATGAAGTCTGGCCAGAAGTGGAATCTTTACAGGACTATAAGAATACATTTCCCAAATGGAAACCAGGAAGCCTAGCATCCCATGTCAAAAACTTGGATGAAAATGGCTTGGATTTACTCTCG aAAATGTTAATCTATGATCCAGCCAAACGAATTTCTGGCAAAATGGCACTGAATCATCCATATTTTAATGATGTGGACAATCAGATTAAGAAGATGTAG